In one window of Kitasatospora sp. MMS16-BH015 DNA:
- a CDS encoding YifB family Mg chelatase-like AAA ATPase, with amino-acid sequence MVFARTCSVTLLGVDGVVVEVQADLEPGLAAFALVGLPDKSLSEARDRVRAAVVNSGEKWPQRKLTVGLSPASVPKSGSGFDLAVACAVLAAAERLDPSSIADLLIIGELGLDGRVRPVRGILPAVIAAAEAGYRQVVVAEQTAAEAALVPGVTVLGVRSLRQLVALLTGAPVPDETEPWSGGPAEPAQAALSGLRLPGSVLHGRPVESQPVLDLSDVVGQDTARRALEIAAAGGHHLYLKGPPGAGKTLLAERLPGLLPPLTQTEALEVTAVHSVAGLLPPDRPLIESPPYYAPHHSATMPAIVGGGSSQPRPGAVSLAHRGVLFLDEAPEFSVRVLDALRQPLESGEVTIARSAGTVRLPARFQLCLAANPCPCGRHSRRGGGCECTPTMVNRYQGRLSGPLLDRVDLQVEVEPVTRAELLGTLAHRETTEVVATRVRAARDRAATRYADTPWRTNAEVPGHTLRTRWRPDHGALTDAERDLERGLLTARGLDRVLRVAWTVADLSGHDQPTRFDVQTALMLRTGFVRGRPLIGATASCYEDPDTDLGAEP; translated from the coding sequence ATGGTCTTCGCCCGCACCTGCTCGGTCACCCTGTTGGGGGTGGACGGCGTGGTCGTCGAGGTCCAGGCCGACCTCGAGCCCGGCCTCGCGGCCTTCGCCTTGGTCGGTCTGCCCGACAAGTCCCTCTCCGAGGCCCGCGACCGTGTCCGGGCTGCAGTCGTCAACAGCGGGGAGAAGTGGCCGCAGCGGAAGCTGACGGTCGGCCTGAGCCCCGCGTCCGTCCCCAAGAGCGGCAGCGGGTTCGACCTGGCCGTGGCCTGCGCCGTCCTCGCCGCCGCCGAGCGGCTGGATCCGTCCTCCATCGCCGACCTGCTCATCATCGGCGAGCTCGGTCTGGACGGCAGGGTCCGCCCGGTCCGGGGCATCCTGCCGGCCGTCATCGCGGCGGCCGAGGCCGGCTACCGCCAAGTGGTGGTCGCCGAGCAGACGGCAGCCGAGGCCGCACTGGTCCCGGGCGTCACCGTCCTCGGTGTCCGCAGTCTGCGCCAGCTGGTCGCCCTGCTCACCGGTGCCCCGGTGCCCGACGAGACCGAGCCCTGGTCCGGCGGGCCCGCCGAGCCCGCCCAAGCCGCACTCTCCGGGCTGCGGCTGCCGGGTTCCGTCCTCCACGGGCGGCCCGTGGAATCACAGCCCGTCCTCGACCTCTCCGACGTCGTCGGCCAGGACACCGCCCGCCGGGCCCTGGAGATCGCTGCCGCCGGAGGCCATCACCTCTACCTCAAGGGTCCGCCGGGAGCCGGCAAGACCCTGCTCGCGGAGCGGCTCCCCGGCCTGCTGCCGCCGCTCACCCAGACCGAAGCCTTGGAGGTCACCGCCGTCCACTCCGTCGCGGGGCTGCTGCCTCCCGACCGCCCCCTGATCGAAAGCCCGCCCTACTACGCGCCCCACCACTCGGCGACCATGCCCGCAATCGTCGGTGGTGGCAGCAGTCAACCCCGCCCCGGAGCCGTGTCCCTGGCCCATCGAGGCGTGCTCTTCCTCGATGAGGCCCCCGAATTCTCGGTCCGTGTTCTCGATGCACTCCGCCAGCCCCTGGAGTCCGGAGAGGTCACGATCGCCCGCTCTGCGGGCACCGTCCGACTGCCCGCCAGATTCCAACTCTGCCTCGCCGCCAACCCCTGCCCCTGCGGCAGACACTCCCGTCGAGGCGGCGGCTGCGAGTGCACTCCCACGATGGTCAACCGCTACCAGGGCCGGCTCTCCGGCCCACTGCTTGACCGCGTCGACCTCCAGGTCGAGGTCGAGCCGGTCACCCGCGCCGAACTGCTCGGCACGCTCGCCCACCGCGAGACCACCGAGGTGGTGGCCACCCGGGTCAGAGCAGCCCGAGACCGAGCCGCCACCCGCTACGCCGACACACCGTGGCGCACCAACGCCGAAGTGCCTGGCCACACCCTCCGCACCCGCTGGAGACCCGACCACGGCGCCCTCACGGACGCCGAACGCGACCTGGAACGTGGCCTCCTGACCGCCCGTGGCCTCGACCGCGTCCTCCGTGTCGCCTGGACAGTCGCCGACCTCTCCGGCCACGACCAACCCACCCGCTTCGACGTCCAGACCGCCCTCATGCTCCGCACCGGTTTCGTCCGTGGCCGCCCCCTGATCGGTGCGACGGCCAGCTGTTACGAGGACCCCGACACCGACCTCGGCGCCGAGCCCTGA